The following DNA comes from Deltaproteobacteria bacterium.
TACGGCAAGGAGCTTCTGCGGCTCAAGGACCGCCACGGCCGCGACTTCTGTCTCGGCCCCACCCACGAGGAGGCGGTGACCGACATGGTGCGCCGCGAGGTCCGCTCCTACCGCGACCTCCCGCTCAACCTCTACCAGATACAGACCAAGTTCCGCGACGAGATACGTCCGCGCTTCGGGCTGATGCGGGGCCGGGAGTTCATCATGAAGGACGCCTACTCCTTCCACGCCGACGACGAGTGCGCCGAGCGCGGGTACCGCAACATGTACGACACCTACGTGCGCATATTCGAGCGCTGCGGCCTCGAGTTCCGCGCCGTCGAGGCCGACACCGGGGCCATAGGCGGCAGCTTCTCCCACGAGTTCATGGTGCTCGCCCACACGGGCGAGGACGCCGTGGCGGGCTGCACGCTCTGCTCCTACGGCGCCAACGTGGAGCGGGCCGAGACACGGCCGCCGCAGGCCGCGCCCCCCCCGGTCTCCGGCGTCGCCGGGCCGAGGCGGGTGGTCACGCCGGGGAAAAAGAGCGTCGAAGAGGTGAGCGCCTTCCTCGGCGTGGAGCCCTCGCGGCTCATCAAGACGCTCATCTACGAGACCGAAAAGGGGGTTGCCGCCGCGCTGGTGCGGGGAGACCACGAGCTGAGCGAGCCCAAGCTGCGCCGGGCCCTCGGCGTGGAGCGCTGCGTGCTTGCGGGCGAGGACGCCGTTCGGGAGGCCACCGGCGCGCCGTCGGGCTTTGCCGGTCCCGTGGGACTCGGCGTGGAGATCGTGGCCGACCACTCGGTCTCGGCCATGGCCGACGCCGTCACCGGCGCCAACGAGGCCGACGCCCACCTTGTGGGCGTATATCCGGGCCGCCACTTCCAGGCCCGCTACGCCGACATAAGGACCGTCGTCGAGGGCGACCCCTGCCCCCGGTGCAAGGGCGTTCTCGAGATAAGGCGCGGCATCGAGGTGGGCCACATCTTCAAGCTCGGCGTCAAGTACAGCGAGGCCATGGGGGCCCTCTTCCTCGACGCCTCGGGCCGCGAGCGCCCCATGATCATGGGCTGCTACGGCATAGGCATAGGCCGCACGGCGGCGGCCTCCATAGAGCAGAACCACGACGACGCCGGCATCATCTGGCCCGGACCGCTGGCGCCCTTCAAGGTCCATATCGTGCCGGTCAACGTAAAGGACCGGGAGACCATGGCCGCCTGCGAGACCCTCTACGACGAGCTGAGCTCGGCGGGACTCGATCCCCTCCTCGACGACAGGGACGAGCGCGCCGGCGTCAAGTTCAAGGACGCCGACCTCATGGGCGCGCCGCTGCGGATCACCGTCAGCAGCCGCACCCTCGGGCAAGGGGCCGTGGAGATGAAACGGCGCCGGGCGCAGGAGACGACCCTCGTCCCCCTCGCCGAGGCCGCCGTCAGGGCGAGAGAGCTCGTCGCCCGGAGCTGACGCCCCCAGCCTCGC
Coding sequences within:
- a CDS encoding proline--tRNA ligase; the protein is MRISRMLIPTLKQSPSDAEVASHRLMVRSGMIRKLAAGIYNLLPLGLRALRRVEAIVREEMDRAGAQEVLMPVVLPAELWRESGRWDLYGKELLRLKDRHGRDFCLGPTHEEAVTDMVRREVRSYRDLPLNLYQIQTKFRDEIRPRFGLMRGREFIMKDAYSFHADDECAERGYRNMYDTYVRIFERCGLEFRAVEADTGAIGGSFSHEFMVLAHTGEDAVAGCTLCSYGANVERAETRPPQAAPPPVSGVAGPRRVVTPGKKSVEEVSAFLGVEPSRLIKTLIYETEKGVAAALVRGDHELSEPKLRRALGVERCVLAGEDAVREATGAPSGFAGPVGLGVEIVADHSVSAMADAVTGANEADAHLVGVYPGRHFQARYADIRTVVEGDPCPRCKGVLEIRRGIEVGHIFKLGVKYSEAMGALFLDASGRERPMIMGCYGIGIGRTAAASIEQNHDDAGIIWPGPLAPFKVHIVPVNVKDRETMAACETLYDELSSAGLDPLLDDRDERAGVKFKDADLMGAPLRITVSSRTLGQGAVEMKRRRAQETTLVPLAEAAVRARELVARS